Proteins encoded in a region of the Caldilineales bacterium genome:
- a CDS encoding response regulator transcription factor, with translation MQRARVLLADDHALFREGLAGILAAQPDMEVVGEARDGLEAVVKALELKPDLVLMDVQMPGLDGLEATRRIRQALPQTTVVVLTVRDDDDKLFQALKNGAQGYLLKDIRSRDMLAMVRGALAGEAALNPRMAGLVLAEFRRLSQHRPPDEFEGEIALTRREREVLELAARGAGDKEIAEALVVSLYTVKSHMRNILAKLQVGTRQEAAQLARRTGLV, from the coding sequence ATGCAGCGGGCGCGCGTCCTTCTGGCTGACGACCATGCCCTCTTCCGCGAAGGTCTGGCGGGCATTCTCGCTGCCCAGCCCGATATGGAGGTCGTGGGCGAGGCGCGCGACGGCCTGGAGGCCGTGGTCAAGGCCCTTGAACTCAAGCCCGACCTGGTGTTGATGGATGTGCAGATGCCGGGGCTGGATGGCCTGGAAGCCACGCGGCGCATCCGGCAGGCGCTGCCGCAGACGACGGTGGTGGTGCTGACCGTGCGCGATGATGATGACAAGCTCTTCCAGGCGCTGAAAAACGGCGCCCAGGGCTATCTGCTCAAGGACATCCGTTCGCGCGACATGCTGGCGATGGTGCGCGGCGCCCTGGCCGGCGAGGCCGCCCTCAACCCACGCATGGCCGGCCTGGTTCTGGCCGAGTTCCGCCGCCTGAGCCAGCATCGGCCGCCGGATGAGTTCGAAGGCGAGATTGCCTTGACCCGGCGCGAGCGCGAGGTGCTGGAGCTGGCGGCGCGCGGGGCCGGCGACAAAGAGATCGCCGAGGCTTTGGTGGTCAGCCTCTACACTGTCAAGAGCCACATGCGCAACATCCTGGCCAAGTTGCAGGTGGGCACCCGGCAAGAGGCGGCGCAGCTGGCGCGGCGTACGGGCCTGGTGTGA
- a CDS encoding NAD(P)/FAD-dependent oxidoreductase, which produces MTAKTILILGGGVGGIVAANALRRQLAAPHRIIVVDRRGEYVFTPSLLWVMVGQRRPDQISKDLRRLLRPGVEVVRAEVEAIEPEQGRIRAGDRELAYDYLVVALGAELAPAAMPGYGEAAHNFFAPEGAAGLWQALARFEGGRAVVLVSSLPYKCPAAPYEAAMLLAEALRRRRLQRGSRVEVFTPEPLPMPVAGPAMGEAVVQMMSARGIAFHAKRQVQRLDAEARELVFADGSREPFDFLAAVPPHRPPAVLRAAGLANEAGWAPVDKRTLQTRFESVYVIGDAATITLSNGKPLPKAGVFAHAQAETVATRIAAEIQGSGARAEFDGAGYCWIEMGGGQAGFASGDFYAEPDPDVPLPRAGRLWHGAKVMFERYWLGEGATRAAMRLGMNLGARVFDIPARL; this is translated from the coding sequence ATGACCGCTAAAACGATCCTGATTTTGGGCGGCGGCGTCGGCGGCATCGTCGCAGCCAATGCCCTGCGAAGGCAGTTGGCCGCGCCACACCGCATCATCGTGGTGGATAGGCGGGGCGAATACGTCTTCACCCCCTCGCTCTTGTGGGTGATGGTGGGCCAGCGCCGGCCCGACCAGATCAGCAAAGACCTGCGGCGTCTGCTGCGTCCGGGCGTGGAGGTGGTGCGGGCTGAGGTCGAGGCCATCGAGCCGGAGCAAGGGCGCATCCGGGCCGGTGACCGCGAACTGGCCTACGACTATCTGGTGGTGGCGTTGGGCGCTGAGCTGGCGCCGGCGGCCATGCCCGGCTACGGCGAAGCCGCGCACAACTTCTTTGCGCCGGAAGGCGCCGCCGGCCTGTGGCAGGCGCTGGCGCGTTTCGAGGGCGGCCGCGCCGTTGTCCTGGTTTCGTCGCTGCCCTACAAGTGCCCCGCTGCCCCCTACGAGGCCGCCATGCTGCTGGCAGAGGCGCTGCGACGTCGCCGGCTCCAGCGCGGCAGCCGGGTGGAGGTGTTCACACCGGAGCCGCTGCCCATGCCCGTGGCCGGCCCGGCCATGGGCGAGGCGGTGGTGCAGATGATGAGCGCCCGCGGCATCGCCTTTCACGCCAAACGGCAGGTGCAGCGCCTCGACGCCGAGGCGCGGGAACTGGTCTTTGCCGATGGTTCGCGCGAGCCGTTCGACTTTCTGGCGGCCGTCCCTCCCCATCGGCCGCCGGCGGTGTTGCGGGCAGCCGGGCTGGCCAACGAGGCTGGTTGGGCGCCGGTAGACAAGCGCACCCTCCAGACCCGTTTCGAGTCGGTCTATGTCATCGGCGATGCGGCCACGATCACACTTTCCAACGGCAAACCTTTGCCCAAGGCGGGCGTCTTTGCCCATGCGCAGGCCGAGACGGTGGCCACGCGCATCGCCGCCGAGATCCAGGGGAGCGGGGCGCGGGCCGAGTTCGACGGCGCCGGCTACTGTTGGATCGAGATGGGCGGCGGCCAGGCCGGTTTTGCCAGCGGCGATTTCTATGCCGAACCCGACCCGGACGTGCCCCTGCCTCGCGCCGGCCGGCTTTGGCATGGGGCGAAGGTGATGTTCGAGCGCTACTGGCTGGGCGAGGGCGCCACCCGGGCGGCGATGCGGTTGGGGATGAACCTGGGGGCCAGGGTTTTCGACATCCCGGCCAGGTTGTAG
- a CDS encoding DNRLRE domain-containing protein codes for MKHHIVLLVLAALLLAAPLSRRAVAAPAVAAPAVAAPAASITLPAVADAYVYSASPATNYGADVVLYVGSQSPSAVGRALFRFDLSSIPAGATVTQARFEAYLVQTSAAPAVLDVELKRIDAAWNEMAATWNNQPGYTGANNVLGVGKTAAYYTWDVTTLAQTWVNGSPNQGLALLSKNESTIGWRGFGSRESSLAANRPRLVIDYTTPTSTPTPTRTPTRTPTPTRTPTPTRTATPTPTLTFTPTRTATSTPTPTLSPTWTPTRTPTLTPTPTRTPTRTPTLTPTPTRTPTFTPTPTRTPTFTPTQAITGTPTPTPALATLGGRVWRDADRDGMQDSEEPGIPQVFLRLRRQNAILATALTDAAGRYVFDRHLQGSQSYQVEVEEQSLPAGYTLTTCCNPQTTVPQPGEDKRDVDFGFGPPPRASIAGRVWEDEDEDEQQDPGEDGIDRVRVDLFRGDDLLATRFSDDEGYYLFADLEGDVLYEVTVDESTVPAPLVRTTCCNPLLVQPQPGQHVVGADFGYVYPRTPSPTPTPTRQPSNMDLQAAGIEVTQVTQCFGDPANLDSCEEGDNSIPLVAHKLTVARVYVYLNKIGPGDAMYEHLQDIEVSLVGWDNGTGEVLPGGPLVTTIRRVIWGLGLPELRNYAELTANFLLPDDWTDAARGDGIDLYAVVTARAQECPACNGNNSVTERGLIFHEHDYLQIYPVRIRYTRGNADAIPVSSTDLFEKIKKVYPIDEQDVAVHLDAERILRTDHNLTTAQGRSDLLDDLADRFVCYEDDFWACGWVEGHYYGVISTTVPFGPVDAANPLGTWSGVARVDDCVAVGRQGRRDTAIHEIGHNLGRQHASNDHGEGDGGGWEEWPYPHGGIGVVGFDTWNMFARRLAAADALHYHDMMSYGFDLGKWISPHNYLALYDNYDFCSAASPAVPGSLGPHAGDPEHFWLVAGRFSPTLTVRPIYRITARPAPAAASDAGRYTIELQDAAGTVLFSRGFDPIHEERHENEEEEAHPFRQLLPDRPAAARIAIREGDTVLFSRVLSAHAPTVTVTSPTAGAIWPATGLGAIRWSAQDEDGDALTYVVMFSRDGGATWVNLATGLAGTGYDIELETLAGAAGQARIRVLANDGMRSGQGESGLFTVARKPPGVVISQPEPHQFFPPGQPLAMIGFAFDREDGLLPGSALHWSDDIAGGLGSGAEVILPAPAAGPHTVTAAVTDSDGMAGTASVTFFVGHPVWLPLLNKSRP; via the coding sequence ATGAAACATCATATCGTCTTGCTTGTTCTTGCGGCCCTGCTGCTGGCAGCGCCGCTTTCTCGTCGCGCCGTCGCCGCGCCCGCCGTCGCCGCGCCCGCCGTCGCCGCGCCCGCCGCCAGCATCACCCTGCCCGCGGTCGCCGACGCCTACGTCTATTCGGCATCGCCGGCCACGAACTACGGCGCCGACGTTGTGCTGTACGTTGGCAGCCAATCGCCCAGCGCCGTGGGCCGGGCGCTGTTCCGCTTCGACCTCAGCAGCATCCCCGCCGGGGCCACGGTCACCCAGGCCCGCTTCGAGGCCTATCTCGTGCAAACCTCGGCCGCGCCGGCGGTGCTGGATGTGGAACTGAAACGCATCGACGCCGCCTGGAACGAGATGGCCGCGACTTGGAACAACCAGCCGGGCTACACCGGGGCCAACAACGTCCTGGGCGTGGGCAAGACAGCGGCCTACTACACCTGGGACGTGACCACCCTGGCCCAGACCTGGGTGAACGGGTCGCCCAACCAGGGCCTGGCCTTGCTGAGCAAGAACGAGAGCACGATCGGTTGGCGGGGCTTTGGCAGCCGCGAGAGCAGCCTGGCTGCGAACCGCCCGCGGCTGGTGATCGACTACACCACGCCCACCAGCACGCCGACGCCGACCCGTACTCCGACCCGTACTCCGACGCCGACCCGCACGCCGACGCCAACCCGCACTGCGACCCCCACGCCCACACTTACCTTTACGCCGACCCGTACCGCGACCTCCACACCCACACCGACCCTATCGCCGACCTGGACGCCGACCCGGACGCCGACGCTCACGCCCACGCCGACTCGGACGCCAACCCGGACGCCGACGCTCACGCCGACCCCGACGCGGACGCCGACGTTCACGCCCACCCCGACGCGGACGCCGACGTTCACACCCACCCAGGCGATTACCGGAACCCCGACCCCCACCCCCGCCCTCGCCACCCTCGGCGGCCGCGTCTGGCGGGACGCCGACCGGGACGGGATGCAGGACAGCGAAGAACCGGGCATCCCCCAGGTCTTCTTGCGCCTGCGCCGCCAGAACGCCATCCTCGCCACCGCCCTCACCGACGCCGCCGGCCGCTACGTTTTCGACCGCCACTTGCAGGGGAGCCAAAGCTACCAGGTGGAGGTGGAGGAGCAATCCCTGCCCGCGGGCTACACCCTCACCACCTGCTGCAACCCGCAAACCACAGTTCCCCAGCCCGGCGAGGACAAACGCGACGTCGACTTCGGCTTCGGCCCGCCCCCGCGCGCCTCCATCGCCGGCCGGGTGTGGGAGGACGAGGACGAAGACGAGCAGCAGGACCCTGGCGAAGATGGCATCGACCGCGTCCGCGTCGACCTGTTCCGGGGCGATGACCTCCTCGCCACCCGGTTCAGCGACGACGAGGGCTACTATCTCTTCGCCGACCTGGAGGGCGATGTGCTCTATGAGGTGACCGTGGACGAGAGCACCGTGCCGGCGCCGCTGGTGCGCACCACCTGCTGCAACCCCCTGCTGGTGCAGCCGCAGCCGGGCCAGCATGTGGTCGGGGCCGACTTCGGCTACGTCTACCCGCGCACGCCCTCGCCCACGCCCACACCCACCCGCCAGCCGTCCAACATGGATTTGCAGGCCGCCGGCATCGAAGTCACTCAGGTCACGCAGTGCTTTGGCGACCCCGCCAACCTGGACAGCTGCGAAGAGGGCGACAACAGCATCCCGCTGGTGGCGCACAAGCTGACCGTGGCTCGCGTCTATGTTTATCTGAACAAGATCGGCCCCGGCGACGCCATGTACGAACACCTGCAAGACATCGAGGTGTCGCTGGTGGGGTGGGACAACGGCACGGGCGAGGTTCTGCCCGGCGGGCCGTTGGTGACAACCATCCGCCGCGTGATCTGGGGGTTGGGACTGCCCGAACTGCGCAACTATGCCGAGCTCACGGCCAATTTCCTGCTGCCCGACGACTGGACCGACGCCGCCCGCGGCGACGGCATCGATCTCTACGCCGTCGTCACCGCCCGCGCCCAGGAATGCCCGGCCTGCAATGGCAACAACAGCGTCACCGAGCGCGGCCTCATCTTCCACGAACACGACTACCTGCAAATCTACCCCGTCCGCATCCGCTACACCCGCGGCAACGCCGACGCCATCCCTGTCAGCAGCACCGACCTGTTCGAGAAAATCAAGAAGGTCTACCCCATCGACGAGCAAGACGTGGCCGTGCATCTCGACGCCGAACGCATCCTGCGCACCGACCACAACCTCACCACCGCCCAGGGCCGCAGCGACCTCCTGGATGACCTGGCCGACCGCTTCGTCTGCTACGAGGATGATTTCTGGGCCTGCGGCTGGGTCGAGGGCCACTACTATGGCGTCATCAGCACCACTGTCCCCTTCGGCCCCGTGGACGCCGCCAACCCGCTCGGAACCTGGAGCGGCGTCGCCCGCGTGGATGACTGCGTGGCCGTGGGCCGCCAGGGCCGCCGCGACACCGCCATCCACGAGATCGGTCACAACCTGGGTCGCCAACACGCCAGCAACGACCACGGGGAGGGCGATGGCGGCGGTTGGGAGGAGTGGCCCTATCCCCACGGCGGCATCGGCGTCGTCGGCTTCGACACCTGGAACATGTTTGCCAGGCGCCTGGCCGCGGCCGACGCCCTCCACTACCACGACATGATGTCCTACGGCTTCGACCTGGGCAAATGGATCTCGCCCCACAACTATCTGGCCCTGTACGACAACTACGATTTCTGTTCGGCGGCCTCGCCCGCGGTTCCCGGCAGCCTCGGCCCGCACGCGGGCGATCCTGAGCACTTCTGGCTGGTGGCCGGGCGCTTCAGCCCGACCCTGACCGTGCGCCCCATCTACCGCATCACCGCCCGGCCCGCGCCCGCAGCGGCCAGCGACGCCGGCCGCTACACCATCGAACTCCAGGACGCGGCCGGGACCGTGCTCTTCAGCCGCGGTTTCGACCCCATCCACGAGGAGCGGCATGAAAATGAGGAGGAGGAAGCCCATCCCTTCCGCCAGCTGCTGCCCGACCGGCCTGCCGCCGCCCGCATTGCCATCAGAGAGGGCGATACGGTGCTCTTCAGCCGGGTGCTGAGCGCACACGCGCCCACCGTGACCGTGACCAGCCCCACCGCCGGGGCGATCTGGCCGGCGACCGGCCTGGGAGCGATCCGTTGGTCGGCCCAGGACGAGGACGGCGACGCCCTGACTTACGTGGTCATGTTCAGCCGCGACGGCGGGGCCACCTGGGTCAACCTGGCCACCGGGCTGGCCGGGACAGGCTACGACATCGAGTTGGAGACACTGGCCGGGGCGGCCGGCCAGGCCCGCATCCGTGTGCTGGCCAACGACGGCATGCGCAGCGGCCAGGGCGAGAGCGGCCTCTTCACCGTCGCCCGCAAACCGCCCGGCGTGGTCATCTCCCAGCCCGAACCCCACCAGTTCTTCCCGCCCGGCCAGCCGCTGGCGATGATCGGCTTCGCCTTCGACCGCGAGGATGGCCTGCTGCCTGGCTCGGCCCTGCATTGGAGCGATGACATCGCTGGCGGCCTGGGCAGCGGCGCCGAAGTGATCCTGCCCGCCCCTGCCGCCGGCCCGCACACCGTCACCGCCGCCGTCACCGACAGCGACGGTATGGCCGGGACTGCCAGCGTCACCTTCTTCGTCGGCCATCCGGTCTGGCTGCCGCTGCTCAACAAAAGCCGGCCATGA
- a CDS encoding GAF domain-containing protein, whose protein sequence is MRFSRLRDRLVWLFFSFFLLVSVSAAITFWALAAHRQDALLVNLAGRQRMLVQQMTRAALDLSRTGEAVAPTSLQDARTLFAQTLAALRHGGEVMQATGEAGPIRAASAPQLQAQLDRVALAWDEYSAELDRLLLSRPGSAERLASAAAIDRLSPRLLAEAESAVRLYQEAATRKVNRLRAMQAAFLACALLLLLVGGWMVRHSVLRPLQQLDLAAERIGAHDLSTPVLVAGPDEITLLSGTLESMRARLQASHTQLLQLTADLEDRVAQRTRELEALNQVSREISSQLDLQLVLDSVTEKAHSLLGADVASLCLIDEEGEWLHLAALSGPGAAIVEQRIPAGQNFVLGVLAGEGAAVCGHGQCAGGCQMLAPSYRASHLAAPLRHGRRVIGALCVGSPQQGRFAVEAGAMLAKLANTAAIALENARLYAQAERVAALEERSRIAAEMHDGLGQTLSYLGLMTDQVVDFLAAGQDEAALQRLQATRATIGRATDEVRRAIDHLLDEAPLAPDLAARLQLLAGDFERQHGLIVRWQPGAEAQPLTACSGEVAEQVLHITREALHNAARHAAAQAVVVRLERVNGHYALAVEDDGRGFDPSAPEPAGHFGLKIMQARAAHIGGSLQVESAFGQGTQVRLVWPAAGGGG, encoded by the coding sequence GTGCGCTTTTCCCGTCTCCGCGACCGCCTGGTCTGGCTTTTCTTCAGTTTCTTTCTGCTGGTGAGCGTCTCAGCGGCCATCACTTTCTGGGCCTTGGCCGCCCATCGCCAGGACGCCCTCCTGGTCAATCTGGCCGGGCGACAACGGATGCTAGTGCAACAGATGACACGCGCGGCTCTGGACCTATCTCGCACCGGCGAGGCCGTGGCCCCAACATCGCTGCAAGATGCCCGCACCCTCTTCGCGCAGACCCTGGCCGCTCTTCGTCATGGCGGCGAGGTGATGCAGGCGACGGGGGAGGCCGGCCCTATCCGCGCCGCCTCCGCCCCCCAGCTTCAAGCCCAGCTCGACCGGGTTGCGCTGGCCTGGGATGAATACAGCGCCGAACTCGACCGGCTGTTGCTTTCGCGTCCGGGCAGCGCCGAACGTCTCGCCAGCGCCGCCGCCATCGACCGGCTTTCGCCCCGCCTGCTGGCCGAAGCCGAGAGCGCTGTGCGCCTCTATCAAGAGGCAGCCACGCGCAAGGTCAACCGGCTGCGGGCCATGCAGGCCGCGTTTCTTGCCTGCGCCCTCTTGCTCCTGCTGGTTGGCGGCTGGATGGTGCGTCATTCGGTGCTGAGGCCGCTTCAGCAGCTCGATCTGGCGGCGGAGCGCATTGGCGCCCATGACTTGAGCACACCGGTGCTGGTGGCAGGGCCGGACGAAATAACGCTGCTTTCTGGCACCCTCGAATCGATGCGGGCTCGCCTGCAAGCCTCGCACACGCAACTCCTGCAGTTGACCGCCGACCTGGAGGATCGCGTCGCCCAGCGCACGCGCGAGCTGGAGGCTCTCAACCAGGTCAGCCGTGAAATCTCCTCGCAGCTCGACCTGCAACTCGTTCTAGATTCGGTCACCGAAAAGGCTCACAGCCTGTTGGGCGCCGACGTAGCTTCGCTCTGTTTGATCGACGAGGAGGGGGAGTGGCTGCATCTGGCCGCACTCAGCGGGCCGGGTGCGGCCATCGTCGAGCAGCGCATCCCGGCCGGGCAGAACTTCGTTCTGGGCGTCTTGGCCGGCGAGGGGGCGGCGGTGTGCGGTCACGGCCAGTGCGCCGGCGGCTGCCAGATGCTGGCGCCTTCCTACCGGGCCAGCCACCTGGCGGCGCCGCTGCGGCATGGCCGACGTGTGATCGGCGCCCTCTGCGTGGGCAGTCCACAGCAGGGACGCTTTGCCGTCGAAGCCGGCGCGATGCTCGCCAAGCTGGCCAACACGGCCGCCATCGCCCTGGAAAACGCCCGCCTCTACGCTCAGGCCGAGCGCGTGGCCGCCCTCGAGGAGCGCAGCCGCATCGCCGCCGAGATGCATGACGGGCTGGGTCAGACCCTGAGCTACCTGGGGCTGATGACCGATCAGGTGGTGGACTTTTTGGCCGCAGGGCAGGATGAAGCCGCCCTGCAGCGCCTGCAAGCGACCCGCGCCACCATCGGGCGGGCTACGGACGAGGTGCGCCGCGCCATCGACCATCTACTGGACGAGGCGCCGCTGGCGCCCGACCTGGCCGCCCGTTTGCAGTTGCTGGCCGGCGACTTCGAGCGCCAGCACGGTCTGATCGTGCGCTGGCAGCCCGGCGCCGAAGCCCAGCCCCTGACCGCTTGCTCAGGCGAGGTGGCCGAACAAGTGCTGCACATCACCCGTGAGGCGTTGCACAACGCCGCCCGTCACGCCGCGGCGCAGGCGGTGGTGGTGCGACTGGAAAGGGTCAATGGCCATTACGCCCTGGCTGTGGAGGATGATGGCCGCGGCTTCGATCCCTCGGCCCCGGAACCAGCGGGACACTTCGGATTGAAGATCATGCAGGCGCGAGCGGCGCACATCGGCGGCAGCCTGCAGGTCGAATCCGCTTTCGGGCAAGGGACACAGGTCAGGTTGGTCTGGCCGGCCGCCGGTGGGGGGGGCTGA